GGACTCTGGAAAAAGTGATCATGAAAAAGCCTCTTGTTGATTCCTTCATAATCAATTATAATGGAGCTTATTGGCTTTTTGGTTCAGATCACAGTGGATTTGGTACCAGAAAAAATGGACAGTTGGAAATCTGGTATAGCAGCTCACCTCTTGGTCCTTGGAAACCACACAAAAAGAACCCTGTATATAATGTTGATAAGAGCTTTGGGGCTCGAAATGGAGGCAGACCATTTTTCTACAATGGGAATCTTTATCGTTTTGGTCAAGACTGTGCTGAAACATATGGTAGAAGAGTGCGCACCTTTAAGGTGGAAGTTCTTACCAAAGACGAATACAAAGAAGTTGAAGTCTCCTTAGGCTTAATAGAGCCAAGTAAGGGGCGCAATGCTTGGAATGGTGCTCGCCATCATCATCTTGATGTGCAGCAGCTGAATACTGGTGAGTGGATTGGAGTGATGGATGGAGACCGGGTACCTTCTGGAGATTCAGTTCGGAGGTTTATTCTTGGCAGTGCTTCAGTTGCGATTGTTGCTGTACTCGTTATATTACTGGGAGTACTACTTGGAGCTGTGAAGTGCCTAATTCCCCTCAATTGGTGCACTTACAACTCGGGTAAGAGGAGTGATGCATTCTTGGCCTGGGAAAGGtcacatttgttttcttcGAAAGTGAGACGGTTTTGCAGCCGCTTGAACAGAGAAGTTTCATTCTTCAGAGGTCGGATTAAACCTAATACCTGTGCTGGAAGACTGGTTCTTGCTATACTTTTGGCGTGTGGAGTCGCAGCTATGTGCACTGgggttaaatatatatatggtggCAGCGGTGCAGAAGAAGCTTACCCATTGAAAGGTCACTACTCAGAGTTCACCTTATTAACAATGACCTATGATGCTCGtctttggaatttgaaaatgTATGTTAAACACTATTCTAGATGTTCCTCAGTGCGAGAAATCGTTGTGGTGTGGAACAAGGGAATACCTCCTAAAGTAAGTGATTTTGACTCCACAGTGCCAGTTAGGATCAGAGTAGAGAAACAAAACTCACTTAATAATCGGTTCAAGATGGATTCTTTGATAAAGACACGAGCTGTTCTGGAGCTTGATGACgacattatgatgacttgcaatgATATTGAGCGGGGATTCAGGATATGGCGTCAACACCCAGATCGTATTGTGGGTTTCTACCCCCGGCTAATTGATGGAAGCCCATTGAAGTATAGAGGTGAGAAATTTGCCCGGACTCATAAAGGTTACAACATGATTCTCACAGGGGCAGCTTTCCTTGATAGTCAAGTAGCTTTCGAAAGGTATTGGGGTGAAGAAGCCCGCCAAGCTAGGGAAGTGGTGGACAAGTATTTCAACTGTGAGGACGTGCTGATGAATTACTTGTATGCAAATGCAAGCTTGTCTAAGACCGTGGAGTATGTGAGGCCAGCGTGGGCAATCGATACGTCCAAGTTATCTGGTGCTGCAATCAGCCGAAATACACGAGTTCACTACCATATAAGGAGCAACTGCCTCCTGAAGTTTTCTGAGATGTATGGAAGTTTGACTGGGCGCAAGTGGGAATTTGATGGCCGGAAGGATGGTTGGGATGTATAGCCAGGCAGGTAGAGTAGCTAGTCGCTTATCAACTCCTGAATTTGTTaatccttctctctttctttagTGAACTTTtagtaatttctttttatactcCTTTCCCTCCCTAGGCCCCTGTGAATTTCCTGTCGGGGAATTTAGtttttcaatatatttgaattttgatcagTAAGATGTACATTGTACattgttatttttttggtatttcttATGTGTTGGTGGAAATTGATGTGGCTTAAGTTTCTATTCCTCTTGATTTTGGACGCAACATGgaaattgtgaattttattGCCAAAAATGTGGTATGTTATTATATCCCCAGACTGAATCATGCATAAGATATGATCTATTATGATTGTAATAATGTtatgaaatataaatgaaatataaCCTAGCTCTCATTTAGTTTTTCTTCCCCTAATGTTGGAAGAGGTCCAAGTTCAAAAAAACCCCTTAGCGGTTgattaaagaaatttttttttaaaatttcaatgttCTGTAGTTTATAAGTAAGCTAATATTCTTAAGGAAGTTTCTCAGTTAAAATCGTTGACCTAAGCTTGAAACAGAAATTGCAAACTCAATAACAGAAGTTAAGCAAGCTTAAAAGCTGAGAGCTTTTTCGTGATTAAGGCTTGGAATGTGGTGGTTGAATAGAGAGTATGGAGGGAGACTTGGAATTTTGCATGACTGTGTTTACAACAGCTCAAGAAATGGTTTTCTTGTTTGATGAAGGTTTGGGTTTTGCCCGGTCATGGTCGCTTAATTTATAGAGGCTGAAGGCTCCTTTAGTTCTCAAACTACAGCTGTTGACACTTCACTTCTCCCCATTTCCAgagggttttgatttttcttttccggTCCCAACAGAGAGATCATCAGGAGCTAGCATACCTGGAATTTGCAGGTCCGTCTTCAAGCTCAAGATGCTTGCGACTCTACAGAGGAGCTTCGCCTGAAGGAAGAGGTTTCTTGTCTCAAA
The Prunus dulcis chromosome 2, ALMONDv2, whole genome shotgun sequence DNA segment above includes these coding regions:
- the LOC117617828 gene encoding glucosamine inositolphosphorylceramide transferase 1-like isoform X2 — encoded protein: MGSSPAGSGCGGGSGGSVVGGCGGGAVGGCTNGTSNNSCCNVSLKCRCRWRCLMSSGFVFFLGCFVLFGSVATLYVWFAFTPYYARTALSSSSMLGCQEDNEGSWSVGVFFGDSPFSLKPIEAGDIFYLFYETKNSITMQGDIGVSKSTDKGATWQQLGIALDEEWHLSYPYVFNYLGQIYMMPESSMKGELRLYRALNFPMQWTLEKVIMKKPLVDSFIINYNGAYWLFGSDHSGFGTRKNGQLEIWYSSSPLGPWKPHKKNPVYNVDKSFGARNGGRPFFYNGNLYRFGQDCAETYGRRVRTFKVEVLTKDEYKEVEVSLGLIEPSKGRNAWNGARHHHLDVQQLNTGEWIGVMDGDRVPSGDSVRRFILGSASVAIVAVLVILLGVLLGAVKCLIPLNWCTYNSGKRSDAFLAWERSHLFSSKVRRFCSRLNREVSFFRGRIKPNTCAGRLVLAILLACGVAAMCTGVKYIYGGSGAEEAYPLKGHYSEFTLLTMTYDARLWNLKMYVKHYSRCSSVREIVVVWNKGIPPKVSDFDSTVPVRIRVEKQNSLNNRFKMDSLIKTRAVLELDDDIMMTCNDIERGFRIWRQHPDRIVGFYPRLIDGSPLKYRGEKFARTHKGYNMILTGAAFLDSQVAFERYWGEEARQAREVVDKYFNCEDVLMNYLYANASLSKTVEYVRPAWAIDTSKLSGAAISRNTRVHYHIRSNCLLKFSEMYGSLTGRKWEFDGRKDGWDV
- the LOC117617828 gene encoding glucosamine inositolphosphorylceramide transferase 1-like isoform X1 yields the protein MGSSPAGSGCGGGSGGSVVGGCGGGAVGGCTNGTSNNSCCNVSLKCRCRWRCLMSSGFVFFLGCFVLFGSVATLYVWFAFTPYYARTALSSSSMLGCQEDNEGSWSVGVFFGDSPFSLKPIEAMNVWRDKTAAWPVANPVVTCASVSDAGFPSNFVADPFLYVQGDIFYLFYETKNSITMQGDIGVSKSTDKGATWQQLGIALDEEWHLSYPYVFNYLGQIYMMPESSMKGELRLYRALNFPMQWTLEKVIMKKPLVDSFIINYNGAYWLFGSDHSGFGTRKNGQLEIWYSSSPLGPWKPHKKNPVYNVDKSFGARNGGRPFFYNGNLYRFGQDCAETYGRRVRTFKVEVLTKDEYKEVEVSLGLIEPSKGRNAWNGARHHHLDVQQLNTGEWIGVMDGDRVPSGDSVRRFILGSASVAIVAVLVILLGVLLGAVKCLIPLNWCTYNSGKRSDAFLAWERSHLFSSKVRRFCSRLNREVSFFRGRIKPNTCAGRLVLAILLACGVAAMCTGVKYIYGGSGAEEAYPLKGHYSEFTLLTMTYDARLWNLKMYVKHYSRCSSVREIVVVWNKGIPPKVSDFDSTVPVRIRVEKQNSLNNRFKMDSLIKTRAVLELDDDIMMTCNDIERGFRIWRQHPDRIVGFYPRLIDGSPLKYRGEKFARTHKGYNMILTGAAFLDSQVAFERYWGEEARQAREVVDKYFNCEDVLMNYLYANASLSKTVEYVRPAWAIDTSKLSGAAISRNTRVHYHIRSNCLLKFSEMYGSLTGRKWEFDGRKDGWDV